The Xiphophorus couchianus chromosome 14, X_couchianus-1.0, whole genome shotgun sequence genome includes a region encoding these proteins:
- the actn3b gene encoding alpha-actinin-3b, with translation MTAVETQMTYNTSYTIQHEDAYMTQEEDWDRDLLLDPAWEKQQRKTFTAWCNSHLRKAGTQIENIEEDFRNGLKLMLLLEVISGERLPKPDKGKMRFHKIANVNKALDFICSKGVKLVSIGAEEIVDGNVKMTLGMIWTIILRFAIQDISVEETSAKEGLLLWCQRKTAPYRNVNVQNFHISWKDGLALCALIHRHRPDLIDYSKLRKDDPISNLNTAFEVAEKFLDIPKMLDAEDIVNTPKPDEKAIMTYVSCFYHAFAGAEQAETAANRICKVLAVNQENEKLMEEYEKLASELLEWIRRTIPWLENRVAEQTMRAMQQKLEDFRDYRRVHKPPRVQEKCQLEINFNTLQTKLRLSNRPAFMPSEGKMVSDIANAWKGLEQVEKGYEEWLLTEIRRLERLDHLAEKFKQKCGMHEAWTAGKEELLSQKDYESASLMEIRALMRKHEAFESDLAAHQDRVEQIAAIAQELNELDYHDAATVNARCQGICDQWDNLGTLTQKRRDSLERVEKLWETIDQLYLEFAKRAAPFNNWMDGAMEDLQDMFIVHSIEEIQSLITAHDQFKATLPEADKERMATISIHNEILKIAQTYGIKLSGINPYTNLSQPDINTKWETVKHLVPLRDQMLQEEVARQQANERLRRQFAAQANIIGPWIQTKMEEISHVSVDIAGSLEEQMNSLKQYEQNIINYKSNIDKLEGDHQLSQESLIFDNKHTNYTMEHVRVGWEQLLTTIARTINEVENQILTRDAKGISQEQLNEFRASFNHFDRKRNGMMDPDDFRACLISMGYDLGEVEFARIMTLVDPNNTGVVTFQAFIDFMTRETAETDTAEQVMASFKILASDKNYITVDELRRELPPEQAEYCISRMTRYIGADAAPGALDYISFSSALYGESDL, from the exons ATGACAGCTGTCGAAACCCAAATGACATATAACACCTCCTATACGATCCAACATGAAGATGCGTACATGACCCAGGAGGAGGACTGGGACAGGGACCTGCTGCTGGACCCTGCCTGGGAGAAGCAGCAGAGGAAG ACCTTCACAGCTTGGTGCAACTCCCACTTGAGGAAAGCTGGAACACAGATCGAGAACATTGAGGAGGATTTCAGAAATGGCCTCAAActcatgctgctgctggaggtcatttcaG GCGAGAGGCTGCCCAAACCCGACAAAGGAAAGATGCGTTTCCACAAGATTGCCAACGTGAACAAAGCTCTGGACTTCATCTGCAGCAAGGGGGTCAAACTGGTGTCTATTGGTGCAGAGG AAATTGTCGACGGTAATGTGAAGATGACCCTTGGTATGATCTGGACCATCATCCTGCGCTTCGCCATCCAGGACATATCTgtggaag AGACCTCCGCTAAAGAAGGTCTGCTGCTCTGGTGCCAGAGGAAGACTGCCCCCTACAGGAATGTCAATGTGCAGAACTTCCACATCAG CTGGAAAGATGGCCTGGCGCTGTGTGCCCTCATCCACAGACACAGACCTGACCTCATTGACTACTCCAAACTGAGAAAG GACGACCCCATCAGTAACCTGAACACGGCCTTTGAAGTGGCCGAGAAGTTCCTGGACATCCCCAAGATGCTCGACGCTGAAG ATATCGTGAACACACCCAAACCTGACGAGAAGGCCATCATGACCTACGTGTCCTGCTTCTATCACGCCTTCGCCGGAGCCGAACag GCTGAGACGGCTGCTAACCGCATCTGCAAGGTGCTGGCTGTCAACCAGGAGAACGAGAAACTGATGGAGGAGTACGAGAAGCTGGCCAGCGAG CTGTTGGAGTGGATCCGCCGCACCATCCCCTGGCTGGAGAACCGCGTGGCGGAGCAGACCATGCGCGCCATGCAGCAGAAACTGGAGGATTTCCGCGACTACCGCCGGGTGCACAAGCCGCCGCGCGTGCAGGAGAAATGTCAGCTGGAGATCAACTTCAACACTCTGCAGACCAAGCTGAGGCTCAGCAACAGGCCCGCCTTCATGCCCTCCGAGGGCAAGATGGTGTCG GACATCGCCAACGCCTGGAAAGGTCTGGAGCAGGTGGAAAAGGGCTACGAGGAGTGGCTGCTGACCGAGATCCGCCGTCTGGAGAGACTGGACCACCTGGCCGAGAAGTTCAAGCAGAAGTGTGGCATGCATGAAGCCTGGACTGCAG GCAAGGAGGAGCTTCTGTCTCAGAAGGACTACGAGTCGGCTTCTCTGATGGAGATCAGAGCCTTGATGAGGAAGCACGAGGCCTTTGAGAGCGACCTGGCCGCTCACCAGGACAGAGTGGAGCAGATCGCCGCCATCGCCCAGGAGCTGAA TGAGCTGGACTACCATGATGCTGCTACGGTGAACGCCCGCTGCCAGGGGATCTGTGACCAGTGGGACAACCTGGGGACCCTGACCCAGAAGAGGAGGGACTCTCTggag CGTGTGGAGAAGCTGTGGGAGACCATCGACCAGCTGTACCTGGAGTTTGCAAAGAGGGCCGCGCCCTTCAACAACTGGATGGACGGAGCCATGGAGGACCTGCAGGACATGTTCATCGTCCACAGCATTGAGGAGATCCAG AGTCTGATCACTGCTCACGACCAGTTCAAAGCCACTCTGCCCGAGGCCGACAAGGAGCGCATGGCCACCATCAGCATCCATAACGAGATCCTGAAGATCGCCCAGACCTACGGCATCAAGCTGTCCGGAATCAACCCGTACACCAACCTGAGCCAGCCGGACATCAACACCAAGTGGGAAACT GTGAAGCACCTTGTACCCCTCAGAGACCAAATGCTGCAGGAGGAGGTGGCAAGACAACAGGCCAACGAGAGGCTGAGGCGCCAGTTTGCTGCCCAGGCCAACATCATTGGACCCTGGATTCAAACCAAGATGGag GAGATCAGCCACGTGTCTGTGGACATCGCCGGCTCCCTGGAGGAACAGATGAACAGCCTGAAGCAGTACGAACAGAACATCATCAACTACAAGTCCAACATCGACAAGCTGGAGGGAGACCACCAGCTCAGCCAGGAGTCGCTCATCTTCGACAACAAGCACACCAACTACACCATGGAG CACGTCCGTGTGGGCTGGGAGCAGCTGCTCACCACCATCGCCAGAACCATCAACGAGGTGGAGAACCAGATCCTGACCCGCGACGCCAAGGGCATCAGCCAGGAGCAGCTCAACGAGTTCAGGGCCTCCTTCAACCACTTCGACAGG AAGAGAAACGGCATGATGGACCCAGACGACTTCCGTGCTTGCCTCATCTCCATGGGTTACGATCTG GGTGAGGTTGAATTTGCCCGCATCATGACCCTGGTGGACCCGAACAACACCGGCGTGGTGACCTTCCAGGCCTTCATCGACTTCATGACCCGCGAGACAGCAGAGACCGACACTGCGGAACAGGTCATGGCTTCCTTCAAGATCCTGGCTTCAGACAAG AACTACATCACAGTGGACGAGCTGCGCAGGGAGCTACCGCCCGAGCAGGCAGAATACTGCATCAGCCGCATGACCAGATACATCGGAGCCGACGCTGCCCCCGGCGCCCTGGACTACATCTCCTTCTCCAGCGCCCTCTACGGAGAGAGCGACTTATAA